From Rutidosis leptorrhynchoides isolate AG116_Rl617_1_P2 chromosome 3, CSIRO_AGI_Rlap_v1, whole genome shotgun sequence, a single genomic window includes:
- the LOC139900338 gene encoding secreted RxLR effector protein 78-like, with the protein MEQSAFIKGRFILDGALIVNESIDFLKGAKEKGLLFKVDFEKAFDCLNWGFLLDVMNSMGFGSKWRQWIYSCLKSATISILVNGSPTNEFSLGRGIRQGDPLSPFLFILAAEGLNILTKAATEKGLFKGVEIGRDKVNISHLQYADDTIFLG; encoded by the coding sequence ATGGAGCAAAGTGCTTTCATTAAAGGGAGGTTTATTCTTGATGGTGCGTTAATCGTTAACGAAAGCATTGATTTTCTTAAAGGTGCCAAAGAAAAAGGTCTACTCTTTAAAGTTGACTTCGAAAAGGCGTTTGACTGCCTTAATTGGGGTTTCTTGTTGGATGTGATGAATAGCATGGGATTCGGGTCAAAATGGAGACAATGGATCTACTCGTGTCTAAAATCCGCAACCATTTCTATCTTGGTGAATGGGTCACCTACGAACGAATTCTCATTGGGAAGGGGTATTCGACAAGGTGATCCCTTATCCCCCTTTCTCTTTATTCTAGCCGCGGAGGGGTTGAATATTTTAACTAAGGCCGCTACCGAAAAGGGCCTCTTTAAAGGTGTGGAAATAGGTAGAGATAAAGTAAACATTTCGCATCTTCAATACGCGGACGATACGATCTTTCTAGGATAA